One genomic segment of Carassius carassius chromosome 21, fCarCar2.1, whole genome shotgun sequence includes these proteins:
- the si:ch211-251b21.1 gene encoding probable glutamate receptor, giving the protein MTPLELVLVSSALLAGLCAAGPQVLKVTTIKEEPYAMSKGSELEGFCIDLLSAIAKKLDFKYDIELVKDGRYGITDDSGNWNGMIGEVVRGEADIAVAPLTLTAKRETAVDMTKPFMQTGLSFILRKDLVSDDSQFLSLLSLFSTEMWMGVLVAYLLTSVCIFLVSRISPCEWKQPEKEENFFTLSHSFWYTMGAMTLQGAGPHPKALSGRVITSIWWLFSLVLLACYFANLSLWLYSDNQQQSIKSFEDLANQNLIEYGTIKDSSSFNFFRNSNNPTHHRIYEHIKKAQSYSLNAEEGFRRAQKGNYAFIGESVSLDLAVARYCNLTRAPEIIGMRGYSIAAPLGSPLVKNLSVAILHLSESGELDYFRSKWWANSCIAVNGKSAPLKPTSLKGIFLLLALGLGLGLFLALMELAAKSRKIANSQQKSCCSVMSAELSQRFRGGEAMTPESSEKSKA; this is encoded by the exons gaCCACAGGTATTAAAAGTTACAACCATCAAG GAAGAACCATATGCAATGTCCAAAGGCTCTGAACTGGAGGGCTTCTGCATTGACCTGCTTTCAGCTATCGCaaagaaattagattttaaatatgATATTGAGCTGGTGAAGGACGGCCGGTATGGAATAACAGATGACAGTGGCAACTGGAACGGCATGATTGGAGAGGTAGTCAGAGGG GAAGCAGACATCGCTGTGGCGCCTCTGACTCTTACAGCTAAACGTGAGACAGCTGTGGACATGACCAAACCCTTCATGCAGACGGGACTTAGCTTCATCCTAAGGAAAGACTTGGTCTCTGATGACTCTCAGTTCCTCAGCCTTCTGAGCCTGTTCTCCACTGAGATGTGGATGGGTGTGCTGGTCGCCTACCTGCTGACATCCGTCTGCATCTTCTTAGTGTCACG gATTAGCCCCTGTGAATGGAAGCAACCAGAGAAAGAAGAGAATTTCTTCACGCTCTCACACAGTTTTTGGTATACCATGGGAGCAATGACTCTTCAAG GTGCTGGTCCTCACCCCAAGGCTCTTTCGGGACGGGTCATTACCTCTATCTGGTGGCTGTTTTCATTAGTGCTGCTCGCATGTTACTTCGCCAACCTCAGTTTATGGCTGTATTCAGACAACCAGCAGCAGTCGATCAAGAGCTTTGAAGACCTCGCTAATCAAAACTTGATCGAGTACGGGACCATTAAAGATTCTTCCTCTTTTAACTTCTTCAGG AACTCAAACAACCCCACACACCACAGGATCTATGAGCACATCAAGAAAGCCCAGAGCTATTCACTCAATGCAGAAGAAGGTTTCCGCAGGGCTCAGAAAGGCAACTATGCTTTCATCGGTGAATCTGTGTCCCTCGACCTGGCAGTGGCGAGATATTGTAACCTCACACGTGCTCCAGAAATCATCGGCATGAGGGGATACAGCATCGCCGCGCCTTTAG GCTCTCCTTTGGTGAAAAACCTAAGTGTTGCCATTCTGCATCTGAGTGAGTCTGGCGAGCTGGATTATTTCCGCAGTAAGTGGTGGGCCAACAGCTGTATTGCAGTAAATGGCAAGAGTGCTCCACTGAAGCCCACCAGTCTGAAGGGAATCTTCTTATTGCTGGCACTCGGTCTGGGACTGGGGCTTTTCTTGGCTCTGATGGAACTGGCCGCCAAATCACGCAAAATTGCTAACAGTCAGCAG AAATCCTGTTGCTCTGTGATGTCTGCTGAACTCAGTCAGCGCTTCAGAGGTGGAGAGGCGATGACACCGGAGTCCTCTGAGAAAAGCAAAGCCTAA